From Kineosporia succinea, the proteins below share one genomic window:
- a CDS encoding ankyrin repeat domain-containing protein: MIDALRETDEFGRTALHYAAADGDVAEVARLLAEGADPGQPDAVRFTPLHFAAQEQHPEVVAVLIAAGAQTTATDRWGNTPLWRAVFTAHGQRAAAEALMAHGADPDAANSTGISPRRLAERMGLGNLTGDQADRTSAATTASIALPRQRD; encoded by the coding sequence ATGATCGATGCTCTCCGCGAAACTGACGAGTTCGGGCGTACCGCGCTCCACTACGCCGCCGCCGACGGTGACGTCGCCGAGGTCGCACGTCTCCTGGCCGAGGGCGCCGACCCGGGCCAGCCCGACGCGGTGCGCTTCACGCCGCTGCACTTCGCCGCCCAGGAGCAGCACCCCGAGGTGGTCGCCGTGCTGATCGCCGCCGGTGCGCAGACCACCGCCACCGACCGCTGGGGCAACACCCCGCTGTGGCGCGCCGTCTTCACCGCGCACGGCCAGCGGGCCGCCGCCGAGGCGCTCATGGCCCACGGCGCCGACCCGGACGCCGCGAACTCCACCGGCATCAGCCCGCGCCGTCTGGCCGAGCGCATGGGGCTCGGCAACCTGACCGGAGACCAGGCCGACCGCACCTCCGCGGCGACCACCGCGTCCATTGCTCTGCCCCGCCAGCGCGACTGA
- a CDS encoding ABC transporter permease, which yields MSVTYRVAAALGEFRGAGAVVARNGRAARHGYAVVLSGIFEPVFYLLSIGVGIGAVVGGVTYGGSRVSYAEFVAPALLAASAMNGAVADSTFNVFWKLKYARVYDGMLATPLRPRAVAAGEIAWALLRGAGYATAFLLVLLVAGYVRSWWAVLAVPAATLIGLAFAGAGMAATTFMRSWQDFDLVNLVVFPLLLLSTTFYPLSTYPAAFGVLVQLTPLYHGVELERALVLGTADASLIVHVLYLLALGAAGLLLAGRRLERLLLS from the coding sequence GTGAGCGTGACCTATCGGGTCGCCGCCGCGCTGGGGGAGTTCCGCGGGGCCGGGGCCGTGGTCGCCCGCAACGGACGCGCGGCGCGGCACGGGTACGCGGTGGTGCTGTCCGGCATCTTCGAGCCGGTGTTCTACCTGCTGTCGATCGGCGTCGGGATCGGCGCGGTGGTGGGCGGGGTGACCTACGGCGGCTCCCGGGTGAGCTACGCGGAGTTCGTCGCCCCGGCGCTGCTGGCGGCCTCGGCCATGAACGGCGCGGTGGCGGACTCGACGTTCAACGTGTTCTGGAAGCTCAAGTACGCCCGCGTCTACGACGGCATGCTGGCCACGCCACTGCGGCCTCGCGCGGTGGCCGCGGGCGAGATCGCCTGGGCTCTGCTGCGCGGGGCGGGCTACGCCACGGCGTTCCTGCTGGTGCTGCTCGTGGCGGGCTATGTGAGGTCGTGGTGGGCGGTGCTGGCGGTGCCGGCCGCCACGCTGATCGGGCTGGCCTTCGCCGGAGCCGGTATGGCGGCGACGACGTTCATGCGGTCGTGGCAGGACTTCGACCTGGTGAATCTCGTGGTGTTCCCGCTGCTCCTGCTGTCCACCACGTTCTACCCGCTCTCCACCTACCCGGCGGCGTTCGGCGTGCTCGTTCAGCTCACCCCGCTGTATCACGGGGTCGAGCTGGAGCGTGCCCTGGTACTGGGCACGGCGGACGCCTCACTGATCGTGCACGTGCTCTACCTGCTGGCGCTGGGCGCGGCCGGTCTGCTGCTGGCCGGCCGTCGGCTGGAGCGGTTGCTGCTGTCCTGA
- a CDS encoding ABC transporter permease, with protein MSTPTVELGDPARSLAAFEYWLRAYRRTWRSSAVTAFVMPVLFLGAFGLGLGSLVDAEGQGIGGVPYLEFVAPGILAASAMQSAFSESTWPILSSKKMNGHYFAQAGSPLTVPDIVSGQLLFILFRLSLGAVAFTVVGALFGAFASPWVALAVPIAVLTGLAHVTPLLAFSITRDSDAAFPMLIRFVMVPLYLFAGTFFPVSQLPAVVEFLAWLTPLWHGTQLCRDIATGDAPVLAPLGHVAYLVAWVVGGYVLAVRSYRKVLHA; from the coding sequence ATGAGCACACCCACCGTCGAGCTCGGTGACCCCGCCCGTTCCCTGGCCGCTTTCGAGTACTGGCTGCGCGCCTACCGCCGCACCTGGCGTTCCAGCGCGGTCACCGCGTTCGTCATGCCGGTGCTGTTCCTGGGCGCCTTCGGCCTCGGGCTGGGGAGCCTGGTCGACGCCGAGGGCCAGGGCATCGGGGGAGTGCCCTACCTGGAGTTCGTGGCGCCCGGCATCCTCGCCGCCTCCGCGATGCAGAGCGCGTTCTCGGAGTCGACCTGGCCGATCCTGTCCAGCAAGAAGATGAACGGCCACTACTTCGCCCAGGCCGGCTCACCCCTGACCGTCCCCGACATCGTCTCCGGCCAGCTCCTGTTCATCCTGTTCCGGCTGAGTCTCGGGGCCGTCGCCTTCACCGTGGTCGGAGCCCTGTTCGGTGCCTTCGCATCGCCCTGGGTCGCGCTCGCCGTGCCGATCGCGGTGCTCACCGGCCTGGCCCACGTGACGCCGCTGCTCGCCTTCTCGATCACTCGGGACTCGGACGCGGCCTTTCCCATGCTCATCCGCTTCGTGATGGTGCCGCTCTACCTCTTCGCGGGCACGTTCTTCCCGGTGAGCCAGCTCCCCGCGGTGGTCGAGTTCCTGGCCTGGCTCACCCCGCTGTGGCACGGCACGCAGTTGTGCCGGGACATCGCGACGGGGGACGCGCCGGTGCTGGCTCCCCTGGGGCACGTCGCCTACCTGGTCGCCTGGGTGGTAGGCGGGTACGTGCTCGCCGTGCGCAGTTACCGCAAGGTGCTGCACGCGTGA
- a CDS encoding ABC transporter ATP-binding protein yields MLISARGLTKHFGDFVAVDGIDLDVRRGEAFGFLGPNGAGKSSTMRMIGCVSPLTDGSLSLFGLDPATDGPAIRGRLGVVPQKDLLDEELTVRENLLVYGRYFGLSRSEVAHRADELLRFAQLSDRADSPVEPLSGGMKRRLTIARALINAPGILLLDEPTTGLDPQARHVLWDRLYRLKQQGVTLVLTTHYMDEAEQLCDRLVVMDHGKIVAEGSPRQLIERYSSREVVELRYPDLELEPHRDRLDLGDLAERVEVLPDRLLIYTQDGDTVSRVVEESDDRPMSVLVRRSSLEDVFLRLTGRTLVD; encoded by the coding sequence ATCCTGATCAGCGCCCGCGGCCTGACCAAGCACTTCGGCGACTTCGTCGCCGTCGACGGCATCGACCTCGACGTGCGCCGCGGGGAGGCCTTCGGTTTCCTGGGCCCGAACGGTGCCGGCAAGTCCTCGACGATGCGCATGATCGGCTGCGTCTCCCCGCTCACCGACGGCAGTCTGAGCCTGTTCGGACTCGACCCGGCCACCGACGGCCCGGCCATCCGCGGCCGGCTCGGCGTGGTGCCACAGAAAGACCTGCTCGACGAGGAACTCACCGTCCGCGAGAACCTGCTGGTCTACGGCCGCTACTTCGGCCTGTCCCGCTCCGAGGTCGCCCACCGCGCCGACGAGCTGCTGCGGTTCGCCCAGCTCAGCGACCGCGCCGACAGCCCGGTGGAACCGCTCTCGGGCGGGATGAAACGGCGCCTGACGATCGCCCGCGCCCTCATCAACGCCCCCGGCATCCTGCTGCTCGACGAGCCCACCACGGGCCTCGACCCGCAGGCCCGGCACGTGCTCTGGGACCGGCTCTACCGGCTCAAGCAGCAGGGCGTCACCCTGGTGCTGACCACGCACTACATGGACGAGGCGGAGCAGCTCTGCGACCGCCTGGTGGTGATGGACCACGGCAAGATCGTGGCCGAGGGCTCGCCCCGGCAGCTGATCGAGCGCTATTCGAGCCGTGAGGTGGTCGAGCTGCGCTACCCCGACCTCGAGCTCGAACCGCACCGCGACCGGCTGGACCTCGGTGACCTGGCCGAACGCGTCGAGGTGCTGCCCGACCGCCTGCTGATCTACACGCAGGACGGTGACACGGTCTCGCGCGTGGTCGAGGAGTCCGACGACCGCCCGATGTCCGTCCTGGTGCGCCGCAGCTCGCTGGAAGACGTCTTCCTGCGCCTGACCGGCCGCACCCTGGTCGACTGA
- a CDS encoding DUF3046 domain-containing protein: MRSSEFWELVDEEFGRAGGRVLVRDHVLLGLGNRTAEQAMEAGEPFREVWFALCESMDVPPERRWGKDEKEQRRA, from the coding sequence GTGCGCAGCAGTGAGTTCTGGGAACTGGTGGACGAGGAGTTCGGGCGGGCGGGTGGCCGCGTCCTGGTGCGTGACCACGTTCTGCTGGGGCTGGGCAACCGCACCGCGGAGCAGGCCATGGAGGCCGGGGAACCGTTCCGCGAGGTGTGGTTCGCCCTGTGTGAATCGATGGATGTGCCCCCGGAACGACGATGGGGCAAGGACGAGAAGGAGCAGCGCCGGGCATGA